The following proteins come from a genomic window of Nocardiopsis sp. YSL2:
- the lepA gene encoding translation elongation factor 4: MAQPNWTDPALIRNFCIIAHIDHGKSTLADRMLQITGVVEDRQMRAQYLDRMDIERERGITIKSQAVRIPFTAIDDKTYTLNLIDTPGHVDFTYEVSRSLAACEGAILLVDAAQGIEAQTLANLYMALDNDLTIIPVLNKIDLPAAQPEKYAEELAGIIGCEPSDVLKVSAKTGEGVEDLLNEIVTQMTPPVGDADAPARAMIFDSVYDTYRGVVTYVRVIDGKLSPRERIQMMSTRASHEILEIGVSSPEPTKCGGLGVGEVGYIITGVKDVRQSKVGDTITALNRPASDMLEGYQEPKPMVFSGLYPIEGTDYPVLRDALEKLQLNDASLVFEPETSAALGFGFRCGFLGLLHLEITRARLEREFNLDLISTAPNVIYRVDMEDGTEHVVTNPSEFPAGKIAAIYEPVVKATVLSPSEFIGQIMELCQDRRGELHGMDYLSEDRVEMRYTLPMAEIVFDFFDHLKSRTKGYASLDYEPKGEVAADLVKVDILLQGEPVDAFSAIVHKEKSYAYGVAMTKKLRELIPRQQFEVPVQAAIGARVIARENIRAIRKDVLAKCYGGDISRKRKLLERQKEGKKRMKMVGRVEVPQEAFISALSTDSGGEDKKKK; encoded by the coding sequence GTGGCACAGCCGAACTGGACCGATCCCGCGCTGATCCGCAACTTCTGCATCATCGCGCACATCGACCATGGCAAGTCGACGCTGGCCGACCGGATGCTCCAGATCACCGGGGTCGTCGAGGACCGACAGATGCGCGCCCAGTACCTGGACCGCATGGACATCGAGCGCGAGCGCGGCATCACCATCAAGTCGCAGGCGGTGCGCATCCCCTTCACCGCGATCGACGACAAGACCTACACGCTCAACCTCATCGACACCCCCGGCCACGTGGACTTCACCTACGAGGTGTCGCGTTCCCTGGCCGCCTGTGAGGGCGCGATCCTGCTGGTGGACGCCGCGCAGGGCATCGAGGCGCAGACCCTCGCCAACCTGTACATGGCGCTGGACAACGACCTCACGATCATCCCGGTGCTCAACAAGATCGACCTCCCGGCCGCCCAGCCGGAGAAGTACGCCGAGGAGCTCGCCGGGATCATCGGCTGTGAGCCCTCCGACGTGCTCAAGGTCAGCGCCAAGACCGGCGAGGGCGTCGAGGACCTGCTGAACGAGATCGTCACACAGATGACGCCGCCCGTCGGCGACGCCGACGCGCCCGCCCGCGCGATGATCTTCGACTCGGTCTACGACACCTACCGCGGCGTCGTCACCTACGTCCGCGTCATCGACGGCAAGCTCAGCCCGCGCGAGCGCATCCAGATGATGTCCACCAGGGCCTCCCACGAGATCCTGGAGATCGGCGTCAGCTCGCCCGAGCCCACCAAGTGCGGCGGCCTGGGCGTCGGCGAGGTCGGCTACATCATCACCGGCGTCAAGGACGTGCGCCAGTCCAAGGTCGGTGACACCATCACCGCCCTGAACCGGCCGGCCAGCGACATGCTGGAGGGCTACCAGGAGCCCAAGCCCATGGTGTTCTCGGGCCTGTACCCGATCGAGGGCACCGACTACCCGGTCCTGCGCGACGCGCTGGAGAAGCTCCAGCTCAACGACGCCTCGCTGGTGTTCGAGCCGGAGACCTCCGCCGCACTGGGCTTCGGCTTCCGCTGCGGCTTCCTCGGCCTGCTGCACCTGGAGATCACCCGGGCCCGCCTGGAGCGCGAGTTCAACCTCGACCTCATCTCCACCGCGCCCAACGTGATCTACCGGGTGGACATGGAGGACGGCACCGAGCACGTGGTGACCAACCCCAGCGAGTTCCCCGCCGGGAAGATCGCGGCCATCTACGAGCCGGTGGTCAAGGCCACGGTGCTCAGCCCTTCGGAGTTCATCGGCCAGATCATGGAGCTGTGCCAGGACCGGCGCGGCGAACTGCACGGCATGGACTACCTGTCCGAGGACAGGGTGGAGATGCGCTACACGCTGCCCATGGCCGAGATCGTCTTCGACTTCTTCGACCACCTCAAGTCCCGGACCAAGGGCTACGCCTCCCTGGACTACGAGCCCAAGGGCGAGGTGGCGGCGGACCTGGTCAAGGTGGACATCCTGCTGCAGGGCGAGCCGGTCGACGCCTTCTCGGCGATCGTGCACAAGGAGAAGTCCTACGCCTACGGCGTGGCGATGACCAAGAAGCTGCGCGAGCTCATCCCCCGCCAGCAGTTCGAGGTCCCCGTCCAGGCCGCCATCGGCGCCCGGGTCATCGCCCGTGAGAACATCCGCGCCATCCGCAAGGACGTGCTCGCCAAGTGCTACGGCGGCGACATCAGCCGTAAGCGCAAGCTGCTGGAGCGGCAGAAGGAGGGCAAGAAGCGGATGAAGATGGTCGGCCGGGTCGAGGTGCCCCAGGAGGCCTTCATCTCCGCGCTGTCGACCGACAGCGGCGGCGAGGACAAGAAGAAGAAGTAG
- a CDS encoding sugar ABC transporter permease, giving the protein MSVDTVRTTQRRYRRGAGTRFGLWATRLGWRHVVMWVVAAFALFPVMFVVSAALNPLGTLSSSQLWPTGASLDNARDLFANTPFTTWYANSLFFALTNAAVTVLLSALAAYAFSRMRFTGRKVGLIGLLVIQMFPQFLAIVALYLMFTSISEYYPAIGFDTRWGLLLVYLGGALSINTWLMKGFFDTVPKELDESAQMDGATHAQVFFRIMLPLVTPVLAIVGLLVFISTINEFLLASVFLRDTEAKTLGLGLYQVVASSRNANFGMFSVGAIMLSLPTLIVFWFLQRFITEGLTSGAVKG; this is encoded by the coding sequence ATGTCGGTCGACACCGTGCGGACGACGCAGAGGCGCTACCGGCGCGGCGCGGGCACCCGGTTCGGTCTGTGGGCCACCCGCCTGGGCTGGCGCCACGTGGTCATGTGGGTGGTCGCGGCCTTCGCGCTCTTCCCGGTGATGTTCGTGGTCTCGGCCGCGCTCAACCCGCTCGGCACGCTGAGCAGCTCACAGCTGTGGCCCACGGGGGCCAGCCTGGACAACGCCCGGGACCTGTTCGCGAACACGCCGTTCACGACCTGGTACGCCAACTCGCTGTTCTTCGCGCTCACGAACGCGGCGGTGACGGTGCTGCTGTCCGCGCTGGCCGCCTACGCGTTCAGCCGGATGCGGTTCACGGGCCGCAAGGTGGGGCTGATCGGGCTGCTGGTCATCCAGATGTTCCCGCAGTTCCTGGCGATCGTCGCGCTCTATCTGATGTTCACCTCCATCAGCGAGTACTACCCGGCGATCGGCTTCGACACGCGCTGGGGCCTGCTGCTGGTGTACCTGGGCGGCGCGCTCAGCATCAACACGTGGTTGATGAAGGGCTTCTTCGACACCGTGCCCAAGGAACTGGACGAGTCGGCGCAGATGGACGGGGCCACACACGCCCAGGTCTTCTTCCGGATCATGCTGCCGCTGGTCACCCCGGTGCTGGCGATCGTGGGCCTGCTGGTGTTCATCTCGACCATCAACGAGTTCCTGCTGGCGAGCGTGTTCCTGCGCGACACCGAGGCCAAGACCCTGGGGCTGGGCCTGTACCAGGTGGTCGCCTCGTCCCGTAACGCGAACTTCGGGATGTTCTCGGTCGGCGCGATCATGCTGTCACTGCCCACCCTGATCGTGTTCTGGTTCCTGCAGCGCTTCATCACCGAGGGGCTGACCTCCGGAGCCGTCAAGGGCTGA
- a CDS encoding ABC transporter permease subunit: MAASDSDNAGAPEGAPAPPLPGGRFARDGSMVGRIVKIGLLGLFTALGVWAVLPLYLGGNWLGIGLVVAVVGLVYYVYLSKRTVPAKYLVPGVLFLMVFQIFPVLYTMSTSVTNMSDGHRGSKEQAISAVESLSVTRTADSQEYDLTIATVGDPETGELAFLLTDDEGGAYVGDADGLSELSGATVEDSGKVTEAFGYTILTPAEVNERSGELAEFAVPTGSGAGIRSSGLSTAYEGRALRVYDESCDCVTDTETGEVYTADDERGAFYNDEGQRLPQGWQVNVGADNFARFLLDPTFAASFFSILLWNIVFAVAVTGLVFVVGLAVALTLHVPRMRGKVFYRVLVVLPYAMSSLAMYLLWRDMFNTDFGVINQILGLRIDWFGSVWGARVAVILANVWLGYPYMFLVATGALQAIPRELGHAAQIDGANPWQSFRHVTLPLLMVAMTPILVATFAFNFNNFNAVWLLTRGGPLFSDNSTAGATDLLITYTYRLAFNEATAQYGYAAALSVMIFLIVSVISVTSLWRSKALKEVA, from the coding sequence GTGGCGGCTTCCGATTCCGACAACGCGGGCGCCCCGGAGGGGGCGCCCGCCCCACCGCTCCCCGGCGGGCGCTTCGCCCGGGACGGGTCCATGGTCGGCCGGATCGTCAAGATCGGCCTGCTGGGACTGTTCACGGCCCTGGGCGTGTGGGCCGTACTCCCGCTCTACCTCGGGGGCAACTGGCTCGGCATCGGGCTCGTCGTCGCCGTGGTGGGCCTGGTCTACTACGTCTACCTGTCCAAGCGCACCGTGCCCGCCAAGTACCTCGTGCCCGGTGTGCTGTTCCTGATGGTGTTCCAGATCTTCCCGGTGCTCTACACCATGAGCACCTCGGTGACCAACATGAGCGACGGTCACCGGGGAAGCAAGGAGCAGGCCATCTCCGCCGTGGAGTCCCTGTCCGTGACCCGGACCGCGGACTCGCAGGAGTACGACCTCACGATCGCCACGGTCGGCGACCCGGAGACCGGTGAGCTGGCCTTCCTCCTCACCGACGACGAGGGCGGCGCCTACGTCGGTGACGCGGACGGGCTCAGTGAGCTCAGCGGCGCCACCGTCGAGGACTCGGGGAAGGTCACCGAGGCGTTCGGCTACACCATCCTCACGCCGGCCGAGGTCAACGAGCGCAGCGGCGAGCTGGCGGAGTTCGCCGTGCCCACGGGCAGTGGCGCGGGTATCCGCTCCAGCGGCCTGTCCACCGCCTACGAGGGCAGGGCACTGCGGGTCTACGACGAGTCGTGCGACTGCGTGACCGACACCGAGACCGGCGAGGTGTACACGGCCGACGACGAGCGCGGCGCCTTCTACAACGACGAGGGCCAGCGCCTCCCCCAGGGGTGGCAGGTCAACGTGGGCGCCGACAACTTCGCGCGCTTCCTGCTCGACCCGACGTTCGCGGCGTCGTTCTTCAGCATCCTGCTGTGGAACATCGTCTTCGCCGTGGCGGTGACCGGCCTGGTGTTCGTCGTCGGTCTCGCCGTGGCCCTGACGCTGCACGTGCCGAGGATGCGCGGCAAGGTGTTCTACCGGGTTCTGGTGGTCCTGCCGTACGCGATGAGCTCCCTGGCCATGTACCTGCTCTGGCGGGACATGTTCAACACCGACTTCGGTGTCATCAACCAGATTCTCGGTCTGCGGATCGACTGGTTCGGCTCGGTGTGGGGCGCGCGGGTCGCGGTCATCCTCGCCAACGTCTGGCTGGGGTACCCGTACATGTTCCTCGTGGCCACGGGGGCGCTGCAGGCGATCCCGCGTGAGCTCGGACACGCCGCGCAGATCGACGGCGCCAACCCCTGGCAGTCCTTCCGGCACGTCACGCTGCCGCTGCTGATGGTGGCGATGACGCCGATCCTGGTCGCCACGTTCGCCTTCAACTTCAACAACTTCAACGCGGTATGGCTGCTGACCAGGGGCGGACCGCTGTTCTCCGACAACTCCACGGCCGGTGCCACCGACCTGTTGATCACCTACACCTACCGGCTGGCCTTCAACGAGGCCACCGCGCAGTACGGCTACGCCGCGGCGCTGTCGGTGATGATCTTCCTGATCGTCTCGGTGATCTCGGTGACCAGCCTGTGGCGGAGCAAGGCACTCAAGGAGGTGGCCTGA
- a CDS encoding extracellular solute-binding protein, whose protein sequence is MRFRSAPAITGIAAIALMATACTGGGDTDSEGGSAEGGLTIWTDAERADAVEAAADEFAEANGISVSVDTVAFEDMQGDVLNAHQAGNAPDIFIGAHDWTGNLVRNGAVQPIELPQDQAALLDETSLEAMSFDGQLFGVPYSQENLFLMRNTELAPDAPETFEELVETGTELKDGGDVEEVLSMAVTQEGDPYRMNLLFTSGGGYLFGQDDTGTWDPSDLGVGTDESVEAMEKIAEYGEDGEGVLRRSIGLENDAALFYDGDAAFFVAGPWNLADAQEAGVDYEISPFPGFEGGDPASPYIGYQSFFVTEGSANSALAEEFVTNYVTDTEFILSLYEIDPRTPVQTEALESVSAENPDIAAIAEAGADGIPMPSIPEMGETWQPLGVAQADIIGGADPREAMEAAAETISEQIGE, encoded by the coding sequence ATGAGATTCCGCAGCGCACCGGCGATCACGGGGATCGCCGCCATCGCCCTGATGGCGACCGCCTGCACCGGCGGCGGCGACACTGACAGCGAGGGAGGGTCGGCCGAGGGCGGCCTGACCATCTGGACCGACGCCGAGCGCGCCGACGCCGTCGAGGCGGCCGCCGACGAGTTCGCCGAGGCCAACGGCATCAGCGTCAGCGTCGACACCGTGGCCTTCGAGGACATGCAGGGCGACGTCCTCAACGCCCACCAGGCGGGCAACGCCCCCGACATCTTCATCGGCGCGCACGACTGGACCGGCAACCTCGTCCGCAACGGGGCCGTGCAGCCCATCGAGCTCCCCCAGGACCAGGCCGCCCTGCTGGACGAGACCTCCCTCGAGGCCATGTCCTTCGACGGACAGCTCTTCGGCGTTCCGTACTCGCAGGAGAACCTCTTCCTGATGCGCAACACCGAGCTGGCCCCTGACGCCCCCGAGACCTTCGAGGAACTCGTCGAGACCGGGACCGAGCTCAAGGACGGCGGCGACGTCGAAGAGGTCCTGTCCATGGCGGTCACCCAGGAGGGCGACCCCTACCGGATGAACCTGCTGTTCACCTCCGGCGGCGGCTACCTCTTCGGCCAGGACGACACCGGCACGTGGGACCCCTCCGACCTGGGTGTGGGCACCGACGAGTCGGTCGAGGCCATGGAGAAGATCGCGGAGTACGGCGAGGACGGCGAGGGCGTCCTGCGCCGCTCCATCGGCCTGGAGAACGACGCGGCCCTGTTCTACGACGGTGACGCGGCCTTCTTCGTCGCCGGCCCGTGGAACCTGGCCGACGCCCAGGAGGCCGGCGTCGACTACGAGATCAGCCCCTTCCCCGGCTTCGAGGGCGGCGACCCCGCCAGCCCCTACATCGGCTACCAGTCGTTCTTCGTGACCGAGGGCAGCGCGAACTCCGCCCTGGCCGAGGAGTTCGTGACCAACTACGTCACCGACACCGAGTTCATCCTCAGCCTGTACGAGATCGACCCCCGCACGCCCGTCCAGACCGAGGCCCTGGAGAGCGTCTCGGCCGAGAACCCCGACATCGCCGCGATCGCCGAGGCCGGTGCCGACGGTATCCCGATGCCCTCCATCCCGGAGATGGGCGAGACCTGGCAGCCGCTGGGCGTCGCCCAGGCCGACATCATCGGCGGAGCGGACCCCCGTGAGGCCATGGAGGCCGCCGCCGAGACCATCTCCGAGCAGATCGGCGAGTAG
- a CDS encoding maltose ABC transporter substrate-binding protein yields the protein MRPLTPTGTRLACAAAGLALALTACGSDTAADTAGPDRILTIWADDERALALMTFAEAYSRTSDAQVEVIVVEHEELRASFVSAHASGLGPDIMVGPHDWTGELVESDAVAPVSLDARAAEAFTPGALDAVTYDGAVYGVPYATENLALIRNTDMAPSAPRTLEELIETGSELVDADRASRVLGLQVGEEGDAYHVHPLFTSAGGYLFGEDGAGDPDPTDLGVAAPESVAAFERLAELGEAGSGVLTRDTTASRATELFTEGETPYFVTGPWSLSAIKEAGVPYEISPVPPFADGAPARPLIGVQTFFVAAGASDPDLARTFAADFVSDPEFSVILYEADPRVPALVDALETLSEQDPDLQAFQNAGENGVPMPAIPEMDAVWGPFSQASADIIAGADPAAELAEAEELITAGFAE from the coding sequence ATGAGGCCCCTGACACCGACGGGCACGCGCCTCGCGTGCGCCGCCGCCGGACTGGCACTCGCCCTCACCGCCTGCGGTTCGGACACCGCCGCCGACACCGCCGGACCGGACCGGATCCTGACGATCTGGGCCGACGACGAGCGCGCCCTGGCGCTGATGACGTTCGCCGAGGCCTACTCGCGCACGTCCGACGCGCAGGTGGAGGTGATCGTCGTCGAGCACGAGGAGCTGCGCGCCAGCTTCGTGAGCGCCCACGCCAGCGGGCTCGGCCCGGACATCATGGTCGGTCCGCACGACTGGACCGGGGAGCTGGTCGAGTCCGACGCGGTCGCGCCGGTGAGCCTGGACGCGCGGGCGGCCGAGGCCTTCACGCCCGGAGCCCTGGACGCGGTGACCTACGACGGCGCGGTCTACGGCGTCCCCTACGCCACCGAGAACCTGGCACTGATCCGCAACACCGACATGGCTCCGTCGGCACCGCGGACCCTGGAGGAGCTGATCGAGACCGGCTCCGAACTGGTCGACGCCGACCGGGCCTCACGGGTGCTCGGCCTGCAGGTGGGCGAGGAGGGCGACGCCTACCACGTGCACCCCCTGTTCACCTCCGCCGGCGGCTACCTCTTCGGCGAGGACGGCGCTGGCGACCCCGACCCCACGGATCTGGGCGTGGCGGCGCCGGAGTCGGTGGCCGCCTTCGAGCGGCTCGCCGAGCTGGGTGAGGCCGGTTCGGGCGTGCTGACGCGCGACACGACGGCGAGCCGCGCCACGGAGCTGTTCACCGAGGGTGAGACGCCGTACTTCGTCACCGGCCCGTGGAGCCTGTCGGCGATCAAGGAGGCGGGGGTTCCCTACGAGATCAGCCCCGTGCCGCCGTTCGCGGACGGTGCTCCGGCCCGCCCGCTGATCGGTGTGCAGACCTTCTTCGTGGCGGCGGGCGCCTCCGATCCGGACCTGGCGCGCACGTTCGCGGCCGACTTCGTCTCCGACCCGGAGTTCTCGGTGATCCTGTACGAGGCCGACCCCCGGGTGCCCGCGCTCGTGGACGCCCTGGAGACGCTGTCCGAGCAGGACCCGGATCTGCAAGCCTTTCAGAATGCCGGTGAAAACGGCGTACCGATGCCCGCGATCCCGGAGATGGACGCGGTGTGGGGGCCGTTCAGTCAGGCGAGTGCGGACATCATCGCAGGTGCGGACCCCGCGGCGGAGCTCGCCGAGGCCGAGGAGCTGATCACCGCGGGCTTCGCGGAGTGA
- a CDS encoding glycoside hydrolase family 13 protein, whose product MALKSQWWRDAAIYQIYVRSFADADGDGEGDLAGIRERLPHLAELGVDAVWLTPFYVSPLADGGYDVADYRDVDPRFGTLADFDALLATAHELDLRVIIDVVPNHSSSAHRWFREAVAAEPGSPARSRYIFRDGRGPDGEQPPNNWNSIFGGPAWTRLKRPDGTPEQWYLHLFDAEQPDFDWTSQEVHDEFDDVLRFWLDRGVDGFRIDVAHGMVKDPALPDIEDGAKADLLDGSTTLPYFDQDGVHDIYRRWAAIAASYPGDRTMVAEAWVEDAERVARYLRPDELHQAFNFEYLTSPWDAGHLRSVIDSSLTANGAVGATTSWVLSNHDVTRHVTRFGGGEQGLRRARAATLLMLALPGSVYLYQGEELGLPEVTDLPEDALQDPTWERSGRTERGRDGCRVPLPWEDGAAPYGFGAEGSTPWLPQPEGWGRLSRAAQRGVEGSTLEMYTSALRLRRELDALGDGAMTWLDAPEGVLYFEREPGVRCAVNLTGESADISLGEGTAPETLLSSGPVAAPAEGTLSLPAETAVWLRV is encoded by the coding sequence ATGGCGCTTAAGTCGCAGTGGTGGCGCGACGCGGCCATCTACCAGATCTACGTCCGCAGTTTCGCCGACGCCGACGGGGACGGCGAGGGCGACCTCGCCGGCATCCGCGAGCGCCTGCCGCACCTGGCCGAACTCGGCGTGGACGCGGTCTGGCTGACCCCGTTCTACGTGTCTCCCCTCGCCGACGGAGGATACGACGTCGCCGACTACCGTGACGTCGACCCCCGCTTCGGCACCCTGGCGGACTTCGACGCGCTCCTGGCCACCGCGCACGAGCTGGACCTGCGCGTGATCATCGACGTGGTGCCCAACCACTCCTCGTCGGCGCACCGGTGGTTCCGCGAGGCCGTGGCGGCCGAGCCGGGCAGCCCCGCGCGCTCGCGCTACATCTTCCGCGACGGCAGGGGCCCCGACGGCGAGCAGCCGCCGAACAACTGGAACTCGATCTTCGGCGGACCGGCCTGGACCCGGCTCAAGCGCCCCGACGGCACCCCCGAGCAGTGGTACCTGCACCTGTTCGACGCCGAGCAGCCGGACTTCGACTGGACCAGCCAGGAGGTCCACGACGAGTTCGACGACGTCCTGCGGTTCTGGCTGGACCGCGGTGTGGACGGCTTCCGCATCGACGTCGCGCACGGCATGGTCAAGGACCCGGCCCTGCCCGACATCGAGGACGGCGCCAAGGCCGACCTTTTGGACGGCAGCACGACCCTGCCCTACTTCGACCAGGACGGCGTGCACGACATCTACCGCCGCTGGGCGGCCATCGCCGCGAGCTACCCCGGCGACCGCACCATGGTCGCCGAGGCGTGGGTGGAGGACGCCGAACGGGTGGCCCGCTACCTGCGCCCGGACGAGCTGCACCAGGCCTTCAACTTCGAGTACTTGACCTCGCCCTGGGACGCGGGACACCTGCGCTCGGTGATCGACTCGTCCCTGACCGCCAACGGCGCGGTCGGCGCGACCACGAGCTGGGTGCTGTCCAACCACGACGTCACCCGCCACGTGACCCGCTTCGGCGGCGGCGAGCAGGGCCTGCGCCGCGCGCGTGCGGCCACGCTGCTGATGCTGGCCCTGCCGGGCTCCGTGTACCTGTACCAGGGCGAGGAACTGGGCCTGCCAGAGGTCACCGACCTGCCCGAGGACGCCCTCCAGGACCCGACGTGGGAGCGCTCGGGCCGCACCGAGCGCGGTCGTGACGGCTGCCGGGTGCCCCTTCCGTGGGAGGACGGGGCGGCGCCCTACGGGTTCGGCGCCGAGGGCAGCACGCCCTGGCTGCCGCAGCCGGAGGGCTGGGGCCGGCTCTCCCGTGCCGCCCAGCGCGGCGTGGAGGGTTCGACCCTGGAGATGTACACCAGCGCGCTGCGCCTGCGCCGTGAGCTCGACGCGCTCGGCGACGGGGCGATGACCTGGCTGGACGCTCCCGAGGGCGTGCTGTACTTCGAGCGCGAGCCCGGCGTGCGCTGCGCGGTGAACCTCACCGGCGAGTCCGCCGACATCTCGCTCGGAGAGGGAACCGCGCCGGAGACGCTGCTCTCCAGCGGTCCCGTGGCCGCCCCGGCCGAGGGCACCCTGTCCCTGCCCGCCGAGACGGCGGTGTGGCTGCGCGTGTGA
- a CDS encoding LacI family DNA-binding transcriptional regulator → MGPRLADIARHAGVSEATVSRVLNDKPGVGSDTRKAVLTALDVLGYERPARLRQRSAGLVGMVIPELENPVFPMFAQAAEGALAQRGYTPVLCTQTPGGITEDEYVELLLERNVSGILFVSGRHADTSASYDRYNTLVSRRLPIVLVNGFTEAIPAAFISCDDREAGRLAVNHLIALGHTRIGFTSGPDRYVPVRRKLEGYHAALAAHGLSGRDLVELSLFGVEGGHAAATRLIERGVTAMVCGSDMMALGAIRAARQRGLRVPEDFSVVGYDDSQLIAFTDPPLTTVRQPVNAMALAAVRALCDEIAGHAVSHTEYVFDPELVVRASTAAAPTGYTVPASLPGSRHAAQEASTPSAAVQDGSAHPGADPVAGQRV, encoded by the coding sequence ATGGGTCCACGACTTGCCGACATCGCGCGGCACGCAGGCGTCAGCGAGGCGACGGTCTCGAGGGTGCTCAACGACAAACCCGGCGTCGGCAGCGACACGCGCAAGGCCGTTCTGACCGCGCTGGACGTCCTCGGATACGAAAGGCCCGCCCGGCTCCGGCAGCGCTCCGCCGGGCTGGTCGGCATGGTCATCCCCGAACTGGAGAACCCGGTCTTCCCGATGTTCGCCCAGGCGGCGGAGGGGGCGTTGGCCCAGCGCGGCTACACGCCGGTGCTGTGCACCCAGACCCCCGGTGGGATAACCGAGGACGAGTACGTGGAGCTGCTCCTGGAGCGCAACGTCTCCGGCATCCTCTTCGTGTCCGGCCGCCACGCCGACACCTCAGCCTCCTACGACCGGTACAACACGCTCGTCTCGCGGCGGCTCCCCATCGTGCTGGTCAACGGGTTCACCGAGGCCATCCCCGCCGCGTTCATCTCCTGTGACGACCGCGAGGCCGGCCGGCTGGCGGTCAACCACCTCATCGCCCTCGGCCACACCCGCATCGGATTCACCAGCGGCCCCGACCGCTACGTTCCGGTCCGGCGCAAGCTGGAGGGGTACCACGCGGCCCTGGCGGCGCACGGACTGAGCGGGCGCGACCTGGTCGAGCTCTCGCTGTTCGGAGTGGAGGGCGGGCACGCCGCGGCCACGCGGCTCATCGAGCGCGGGGTCACGGCCATGGTCTGCGGCTCGGACATGATGGCGCTGGGCGCCATCCGGGCCGCCCGGCAGCGCGGACTGCGCGTGCCGGAGGACTTCTCCGTGGTCGGCTACGACGACTCCCAGCTCATCGCGTTCACCGATCCGCCGTTGACGACCGTGCGCCAGCCGGTCAACGCGATGGCCCTGGCCGCCGTCCGGGCCCTGTGCGACGAGATCGCCGGGCACGCCGTCTCGCACACCGAGTACGTCTTCGACCCCGAGCTCGTGGTACGCGCCTCCACGGCCGCCGCCCCGACCGGGTACACCGTCCCGGCCTCCCTCCCCGGTAGCCGACACGCCGCGCAGGAGGCCTCCACGCCTTCCGCCGCCGTCCAGGACGGCTCCGCGCACCCCGGCGCCGACCCGGTCGCCGGTCAGCGCGTCTGA
- the hemW gene encoding radical SAM family heme chaperone HemW: protein MPSVALDGDPVPRTGDLPEHSLAELAARPLGFYVHVPFCVTRCGYCDFNTYTADELVSRDGTATASRETYADQAIAEIELADRVLVGDRPRVSTVFVGGGTPTLLPAEDLGRLVTAVRERFGLTPDAEVTTEANPETVDPGYLARLREAGFTRVSFGMQSARSHVLRILERGHTPGRPEQCVEWARRAGFEHVNLDLIYGTPGESDDDWAASLAAAVSAGPDHVSAYSLIVEEGTRLSNRVRRGELTEPDDDAMADRYVMADEALAAAGFTPYEVSNWARTPEGRSAHNLLYWTGGHWWGVGPGAHGHIGGTRWWNVKHPAAYAARLAAGNSPGQAREVLTEQERRFERVLLELRIEEGCPLELLEPHGRAAAVRAVADGLLHPEAHAAGRAVLTRRGRLLADAVVRDLT, encoded by the coding sequence ATGCCTTCCGTTGCCCTCGACGGCGATCCCGTACCGCGCACCGGGGACCTGCCCGAGCACTCCCTCGCGGAGCTGGCCGCACGGCCCCTCGGGTTCTACGTCCACGTGCCCTTCTGCGTCACTCGCTGCGGGTACTGCGACTTCAACACCTACACCGCCGACGAACTCGTCTCGCGGGACGGCACCGCCACCGCCTCGCGGGAGACCTACGCCGACCAGGCGATCGCCGAGATCGAGCTGGCCGACCGGGTCCTGGTCGGCGACCGGCCGCGGGTCAGCACCGTGTTCGTGGGCGGTGGCACGCCCACCCTGCTGCCGGCCGAGGACCTGGGGCGCCTGGTCACGGCCGTACGAGAGCGCTTCGGCCTGACCCCCGACGCCGAGGTGACCACCGAGGCCAACCCCGAGACCGTCGACCCCGGATACCTCGCCCGACTGCGCGAGGCGGGGTTCACCCGTGTCTCCTTCGGCATGCAGAGCGCCCGCTCGCACGTGCTGCGGATCCTGGAGCGGGGGCACACCCCCGGCAGGCCCGAGCAGTGTGTGGAATGGGCCCGCCGGGCGGGCTTCGAGCACGTCAACCTCGACCTCATCTACGGCACGCCCGGAGAGAGCGACGACGACTGGGCGGCGTCCCTGGCGGCCGCCGTCTCCGCCGGGCCCGACCACGTCTCCGCCTACTCGCTGATCGTCGAGGAGGGCACCCGCCTGTCGAACCGCGTCCGGCGCGGCGAGCTCACCGAACCCGACGACGACGCGATGGCCGACCGCTACGTGATGGCCGACGAGGCCCTGGCGGCAGCCGGGTTCACCCCCTACGAGGTGTCCAACTGGGCCCGCACGCCCGAGGGTCGCAGTGCCCACAACCTCCTGTACTGGACCGGCGGCCACTGGTGGGGTGTGGGCCCGGGCGCGCACGGCCACATCGGCGGCACGCGGTGGTGGAACGTCAAGCATCCCGCCGCCTACGCCGCCCGGCTGGCCGCGGGGAACAGCCCGGGGCAAGCCCGCGAGGTCCTCACGGAGCAGGAGCGGCGCTTCGAGCGGGTCCTGCTGGAGCTGCGGATCGAGGAGGGGTGCCCGCTGGAGCTGCTGGAGCCGCACGGGCGCGCGGCGGCGGTGCGGGCGGTCGCCGACGGCCTGCTGCACCCCGAGGCGCACGCCGCCGGTCGGGCCGTCCTGACCCGGCGCGGCCGCCTGCTCGCCGACGCGGTGGTGCGCGACCTCACCTGA